A genomic stretch from Hymenobacter psoromatis includes:
- a CDS encoding SusC/RagA family TonB-linked outer membrane protein, whose protein sequence is MRNIFTPLLMMAALPALAQSQVVNGRVTGTDGSPVPGATIVERGTTNGVTSNAEGSFSLAVQPGAMLVISSVGFASQTIAVSGRSRFDVVLQNSATDLAEAVVVGYGTQTKADLTGSVVQLTSKDVGDQPVQSFEQSIQGKAAGVFIENSSGKLGQGIRVRVRGVSSISGSAQPLYVVDGVPVVADNLSSTTAATNPIADINPNDIESISVLKDASASAIYGSRATNGVVLITTKRGKAGATRFNVGIQGGFSEPTHKRDFLNSQEYVMLLTEALVNRGGTFAVPANIASRLSGYAGGATDPLTYDTNWQDQVLQRAAFQQYDLNASGGTDKTRFYFSGQYSKQKGILVSNQYERIASRFNLDHQATERLSFGLNLTATRSVNNRLPNDNAFSTPMQIVALAPITPLIDPRSGQLSGALDPTTGQPNTGTNAFPFYYNPLLSIQGGSYVTTVYRLLGNVYAQLKLTKGLVFRSELGTDVLNQSEEQYLGRITSRNTGNTNGFGYNSNQTDAKVIVNNYFSYKNIFAEKHSLELTLGTSYESSRITGNSVTGTQFASDSYRTLDNAAQITAGTSFTTSYALVSYFARGAYAFQGKYLVGASARLDGSSRFGAERRYGIFPAGSVGWLLSEEDFLKGNTTLSLLKVRASLGKTGNQNFGNFASRSLFAGNAGYVGTPGQSPYQLGNDVLGWESTVQYDAGLEYGLFNNRISGEVDIYRKNTTGLLLSQPVPGTSGFSVRNANVGSLRNQGLELTLTTRNFVGDFTWTTSVNASVNQNKILDLAGPAILGSFLNRAQAGQPLGEFVGPEYAGVDPANGNALYYLNTTNADGTLNRGTTTNINLATNVPIGNPNPRWTGGITNTFTYKGFDLTATLVGVFGNQIYDGGAPFFSASFNNGYDNQTRDQLNRWQKPGDITNVPKAIYNGGNGTGQSSRFVQNGDYGRLRSVVLGYNLPSALAKRGFLQSARLFVQGYNLLTFTKYTGWDPEVSTDYVTGTGNTTANNISQGISFYTAPQARTYTVGLNLGF, encoded by the coding sequence ATGAGGAACATTTTTACTCCTTTACTGATGATGGCGGCTTTGCCGGCGCTGGCCCAGTCGCAGGTGGTGAATGGCCGCGTGACCGGCACCGACGGCAGCCCCGTGCCGGGTGCGACCATCGTGGAGCGCGGCACCACCAACGGCGTGACCAGCAACGCGGAAGGCAGCTTTTCGCTGGCGGTGCAGCCGGGCGCTATGCTGGTCATCAGCTCGGTAGGCTTTGCGTCGCAGACTATTGCCGTGAGTGGCCGCAGCCGCTTCGACGTGGTGCTGCAAAACTCGGCCACCGACCTGGCCGAGGCCGTGGTGGTGGGCTACGGCACCCAGACCAAGGCCGACCTCACGGGCTCGGTGGTGCAGCTCACGAGCAAGGACGTGGGCGACCAGCCGGTGCAGTCGTTCGAGCAGTCGATTCAGGGCAAGGCGGCCGGCGTATTTATCGAAAATAGCAGTGGCAAGCTGGGCCAGGGCATTCGGGTGCGGGTGCGCGGCGTGTCGAGCATCAGTGGCAGCGCGCAGCCGCTGTACGTGGTGGATGGCGTGCCGGTAGTGGCTGATAACCTGTCTTCTACCACGGCGGCTACCAATCCCATTGCCGACATCAACCCTAATGACATTGAGAGCATTTCGGTGCTCAAGGATGCTTCGGCCTCGGCCATCTACGGCTCGCGGGCTACCAACGGGGTAGTACTCATTACCACTAAGCGCGGTAAGGCGGGTGCCACACGCTTCAACGTGGGCATTCAGGGCGGCTTCAGTGAGCCCACGCACAAGCGCGACTTCCTGAACAGCCAGGAATACGTGATGCTGCTGACGGAGGCGCTGGTGAACCGCGGCGGCACTTTCGCCGTGCCAGCCAACATCGCGTCCCGCCTTAGTGGCTACGCGGGTGGGGCTACCGACCCGCTCACCTACGACACCAACTGGCAGGACCAGGTATTGCAACGGGCTGCTTTCCAGCAATATGACCTGAACGCCAGCGGCGGCACCGACAAAACGCGCTTTTACTTCTCGGGGCAGTACAGCAAGCAGAAGGGCATCCTCGTCAGCAACCAGTACGAGCGCATCGCTTCGCGCTTCAACCTCGACCACCAGGCTACGGAGCGGCTCTCGTTTGGCCTGAACCTGACGGCCACGCGGTCGGTGAACAACCGCCTACCCAACGACAACGCGTTCAGCACGCCCATGCAGATTGTGGCCCTGGCCCCGATTACGCCGCTCATTGACCCGCGCTCGGGGCAGCTGAGTGGGGCGCTGGACCCCACCACGGGCCAGCCCAACACTGGTACTAATGCTTTCCCTTTTTACTATAACCCGCTGCTGAGCATTCAGGGCGGCTCCTACGTGACTACGGTGTACCGGCTGCTGGGCAACGTGTATGCCCAATTGAAGCTGACCAAAGGCTTGGTGTTCCGCTCGGAGCTGGGCACCGATGTGCTCAATCAGAGCGAAGAGCAGTACCTGGGCCGCATTACCTCGCGCAACACGGGCAACACCAACGGCTTCGGCTACAATTCCAACCAGACCGACGCCAAGGTTATCGTCAACAACTACTTCTCCTATAAGAATATTTTCGCCGAAAAACACTCGCTGGAGTTGACGCTGGGCACGAGCTACGAGAGCTCCCGCATCACGGGCAATAGCGTGACGGGCACTCAGTTTGCCTCCGACTCGTACCGCACCCTCGACAACGCCGCCCAGATTACGGCCGGCACCTCGTTTACCACGAGCTACGCGCTGGTATCGTACTTTGCCCGTGGGGCTTACGCCTTTCAGGGCAAGTATCTGGTAGGGGCCAGCGCGCGCCTCGATGGCTCGTCGCGCTTCGGCGCGGAGCGGCGCTACGGCATTTTTCCAGCGGGCTCAGTGGGCTGGCTGCTTTCGGAAGAAGACTTTTTGAAGGGCAATACTACTTTGAGCCTGCTGAAGGTGCGCGCCAGCCTGGGCAAAACGGGCAACCAGAACTTCGGCAACTTCGCCTCGCGCAGCCTCTTCGCGGGCAACGCGGGCTACGTGGGCACGCCCGGCCAGAGCCCCTACCAGCTGGGCAACGACGTGCTGGGTTGGGAATCGACGGTGCAGTACGATGCTGGGCTGGAATACGGCTTGTTCAACAACCGCATCAGCGGCGAGGTCGATATCTACCGCAAGAACACGACCGGCCTGCTACTGTCGCAGCCGGTGCCGGGCACCTCGGGCTTCTCGGTGCGCAATGCCAACGTGGGCAGCCTGCGCAACCAGGGCCTGGAGCTGACGCTGACCACGCGCAATTTCGTGGGTGACTTCACTTGGACTACCAGCGTGAATGCCTCCGTCAACCAGAACAAGATACTGGACCTGGCCGGCCCCGCCATCCTGGGCAGCTTTTTGAACCGGGCGCAGGCGGGCCAGCCGCTGGGCGAGTTCGTGGGGCCTGAATACGCGGGCGTGGACCCCGCCAACGGCAACGCGCTCTACTACCTGAACACGACCAACGCCGACGGCACACTCAACCGTGGCACCACCACCAACATCAACCTGGCGACCAACGTGCCCATCGGCAACCCCAACCCGCGCTGGACGGGCGGCATCACGAACACCTTCACCTACAAGGGCTTCGACCTGACGGCCACGCTCGTGGGCGTGTTTGGCAACCAGATTTACGACGGGGGCGCGCCTTTCTTTTCGGCCAGCTTTAACAATGGCTACGACAACCAGACCCGCGACCAGCTCAACCGCTGGCAGAAGCCCGGCGACATTACGAACGTGCCCAAAGCCATCTACAACGGCGGCAACGGCACCGGGCAGTCGTCGCGCTTCGTGCAAAACGGCGACTACGGCCGCCTGCGCTCGGTGGTGTTGGGCTACAACCTGCCCAGCGCGCTGGCCAAGCGGGGCTTTCTGCAGTCGGCCCGCCTCTTCGTGCAGGGCTACAACCTGCTGACCTTCACCAAGTACACTGGCTGGGACCCCGAAGTGAGCACCGACTACGTGACGGGCACGGGCAACACCACTGCCAACAACATCAGCCAGGGCATCAGCTTCTACACCGCGCCGCAGGCGCGCACCTACACCGTGGGCCTCAACCTGGGTTTCTAG
- a CDS encoding D-tyrosyl-tRNA(Tyr) deacylase — MRLVIQRVREASVTVEDTITGQIGPGLLVLVGCAPTDDEAALAWMARKLVGLRIFNDDHGQMNRSVRDVGGQVLVVSQFTLLADARKGNRPSYSGAAPPAVAAPLYERFVALTARELGQPVPTGIFGADMQVRLLNDGPVTIVLDSPA; from the coding sequence ATGCGTCTCGTAATTCAGCGCGTCCGCGAAGCCTCCGTCACCGTGGAGGACACCATTACCGGCCAGATTGGCCCCGGCCTGCTGGTGCTGGTCGGCTGCGCGCCCACCGACGACGAGGCCGCCCTGGCCTGGATGGCCCGCAAGCTCGTCGGCCTGCGCATCTTCAACGACGACCACGGCCAGATGAACCGTAGCGTGCGCGACGTGGGCGGCCAGGTGCTGGTAGTGAGCCAGTTTACGCTGCTGGCCGATGCGCGCAAGGGCAACCGCCCCAGCTACAGCGGGGCCGCGCCGCCCGCCGTGGCCGCGCCGCTCTACGAGCGCTTCGTGGCCCTCACGGCGCGGGAGCTGGGCCAGCCGGTGCCCACCGGCATCTTCGGGGCCGACATGCAGGTGCGCCTCCTCAACGATGGCCCGGTGACGATTGTGCTGGATTCACCCGCCTGA
- a CDS encoding pyrophosphatase produces the protein MTIEQAQATVDEWITTTGVRYFSELTNLAILTEEVGEVARLIARQYGEQSFKDSDRGRELGDELADVLFVVICLANQTGVNLTDALARNLAKKTQRDATRHRDNPKLGAKKEE, from the coding sequence ATGACAATTGAACAAGCCCAAGCCACTGTCGATGAGTGGATAACCACCACCGGCGTGCGCTATTTCAGCGAGCTAACCAACCTGGCCATTCTCACCGAAGAGGTGGGCGAGGTGGCGCGCCTCATCGCCCGGCAATACGGTGAGCAGTCGTTCAAGGACTCGGACCGGGGTAGGGAGTTGGGCGACGAGTTGGCCGATGTGTTGTTCGTGGTCATTTGCCTGGCCAACCAAACCGGCGTGAACCTCACTGACGCGCTGGCCCGCAACCTGGCCAAGAAAACCCAGCGCGACGCCACCCGCCACCGCGACAACCCAAAATTGGGGGCGAAGAAGGAAGAATGA
- a CDS encoding anhydro-N-acetylmuramic acid kinase yields MNPHLSRLLAVAQQPSRRIIGLMSGTSLDGLDVALCRCTGHDAALQVTMEQFVTVPYEAAFQARLRAVSQPRVDLEEVVLLNAEVARRHAATVLACLAGWGVGPAEVDVLASHGQTIWHAPRHQHGRADFPHHATLQIGDGDHLAVGTGIITLSDFRQKHVAAGFEGAPLAPFADKLLFRQPGVNRLLLNLGGIANFTLLPADGGPAQATDTGPGNTLLDAVVRQRYPGQAYDEGGRLAARGQPHAGLLAALRSHSFFSEPFPKTTGPELFSPNYLAENQRCTGTKNLSVSDLLATLIELSAGAVAQGVRHYLGPAPAADALVSGGGAHNATLLAALARHLPATRLRSTAEAGVPPDAKEAVLFAVLANEALAGNGLSLGKISLPG; encoded by the coding sequence ATGAACCCGCACCTAAGCCGCCTGCTGGCCGTGGCACAGCAGCCCAGTCGCCGCATCATCGGCCTCATGTCGGGCACCTCGCTCGATGGCCTCGACGTGGCGCTGTGCCGCTGCACCGGCCACGACGCTGCGCTGCAAGTAACGATGGAACAGTTTGTTACGGTGCCGTATGAGGCGGCGTTTCAGGCGCGGCTGCGGGCCGTTAGTCAGCCGCGGGTTGACCTGGAAGAGGTGGTGCTGCTCAATGCGGAGGTGGCGCGCCGCCACGCGGCCACGGTGCTGGCTTGCCTGGCCGGGTGGGGGGTAGGGCCGGCCGAGGTCGATGTGTTGGCCAGCCACGGGCAGACCATCTGGCACGCGCCGCGCCACCAGCACGGCCGGGCCGACTTTCCGCACCACGCCACGCTGCAAATCGGCGACGGCGACCACCTGGCCGTGGGCACGGGCATTATCACGCTCTCCGATTTTCGGCAAAAGCACGTGGCCGCCGGCTTCGAGGGCGCGCCGCTGGCCCCGTTTGCCGACAAATTATTATTCCGCCAGCCAGGAGTTAATCGCCTGCTGCTCAACTTGGGCGGCATCGCCAACTTCACGCTCTTGCCCGCCGACGGCGGCCCCGCCCAGGCCACCGACACCGGCCCCGGCAACACGCTGCTCGACGCCGTGGTGCGCCAGCGCTACCCCGGCCAAGCCTACGACGAAGGCGGCCGCCTGGCCGCGCGGGGCCAGCCGCACGCCGGGCTGCTGGCGGCCTTGCGCAGCCATTCGTTTTTCAGCGAGCCCTTCCCCAAAACCACTGGGCCGGAGCTTTTTTCACCGAATTATCTGGCTGAAAACCAGCGCTGTACGGGCACAAAAAATTTATCGGTATCCGACCTGCTGGCCACGCTTATCGAGCTGAGCGCCGGGGCCGTGGCGCAGGGCGTGCGGCACTACCTGGGCCCTGCGCCCGCCGCCGACGCGCTGGTGAGCGGTGGCGGCGCCCACAACGCCACGCTGCTGGCCGCCCTGGCCCGCCACCTGCCGGCCACCCGCCTGCGCAGCACCGCCGAGGCCGGCGTGCCGCCCGATGCCAAAGAAGCCGTGCTTTTCGCGGTGCTAGCCAATGAAGCGCTGGCGGGCAACGGCCTGAGCCTGGGCAAAATCTCCCTGCCCGGCTAA
- a CDS encoding septum formation initiator, whose amino-acid sequence MNFLAPTLRVLRNFYFLTAVGFVVWMTVFDSNDLGKQYDMYHKWRELQAEKGYYEANIKLVQQDRAELLSSPALLEKFAREKYLMKRPGEDVFVLVPKQAD is encoded by the coding sequence ATGAACTTCCTCGCCCCCACCCTGCGCGTGCTGCGCAACTTCTACTTCCTCACGGCCGTCGGCTTTGTGGTGTGGATGACCGTGTTCGACTCCAACGACCTGGGCAAGCAGTACGACATGTACCATAAGTGGCGCGAGCTGCAAGCCGAAAAAGGCTATTACGAAGCCAACATCAAGCTGGTGCAGCAAGACCGCGCCGAGCTGCTCAGCTCACCGGCCCTTCTCGAAAAGTTTGCCCGTGAGAAGTACCTCATGAAGCGTCCCGGCGAGGACGTATTTGTGCTGGTGCCTAAGCAGGCCGACTAA
- the eno gene encoding phosphopyruvate hydratase (catalyzes the formation of phosphoenolpyruvate from 2-phospho-D-glycerate in glycolysis), which translates to MSYIAAIHARQIFDSRGNPTIEVDVTTDSGTVGRAAVPSGASTGVHEAVELRDGDPNMYQGKGVTKAVDNVNTKIAEELIGFSVYEQALIDKIMRELDGTANKGNLGANAILGVSLAAARAAAQELGQPLYRYVGGVGANTLPVPMMNILNGGSHADNKIDFQEFMVMPVGASSFTEALRWGTDIFHTLKSVLKKKGLSTNVGDEGGFAPDIQSNEEAIQLVLQAIEQAGYKPGEQVMIALDPAASEFYEDGHYHFKKSTGEKLTSDQMVSYWADWANKYPIVSLEDGLAEDDWSGWQNLTKQLGQKIQLVGDDLFVTNVERIQKGIDEHVANAILIKVNQIGTLTETIDAVNLGRRNGYKSIMSHRSGETEDSTIADLAVALNTGQIKTGSASRSDRMAKYNQLLRIEEELGETAYFPGKKF; encoded by the coding sequence ATGAGCTACATCGCAGCCATTCATGCCCGCCAGATTTTTGATTCGCGCGGCAATCCGACCATTGAAGTTGACGTGACCACCGACTCGGGCACCGTGGGCCGCGCCGCTGTGCCGAGCGGTGCCAGCACCGGCGTGCACGAGGCCGTGGAGCTGCGCGACGGCGACCCCAACATGTACCAGGGCAAGGGCGTGACCAAGGCCGTGGACAACGTGAACACCAAAATAGCCGAAGAGCTGATTGGCTTCTCGGTGTATGAGCAGGCACTGATTGACAAAATCATGCGCGAGCTGGATGGCACCGCCAACAAGGGCAACCTGGGTGCCAACGCCATTCTGGGCGTGAGCCTGGCCGCCGCCCGCGCCGCTGCCCAGGAGCTGGGCCAGCCACTGTACCGCTACGTGGGGGGGGTAGGGGCCAATACCCTGCCCGTGCCGATGATGAACATCCTGAACGGCGGCTCGCATGCCGACAACAAGATTGACTTCCAAGAGTTTATGGTGATGCCGGTGGGCGCGAGCAGCTTCACCGAAGCGCTGCGCTGGGGCACCGATATCTTCCACACCCTGAAATCGGTGCTGAAGAAGAAGGGCCTGAGCACCAACGTGGGCGACGAAGGCGGCTTTGCCCCTGATATTCAGAGCAACGAGGAGGCCATTCAGCTGGTGCTGCAAGCCATTGAGCAGGCCGGCTACAAGCCCGGCGAGCAGGTAATGATTGCGCTGGACCCCGCCGCATCGGAGTTTTACGAGGATGGCCACTACCACTTCAAGAAGAGCACCGGCGAGAAGCTGACCAGTGACCAAATGGTGAGCTATTGGGCCGACTGGGCCAATAAATACCCTATCGTGAGCCTGGAAGATGGCCTGGCCGAAGACGACTGGAGCGGCTGGCAGAACCTGACCAAGCAATTGGGCCAGAAAATTCAGCTCGTGGGCGACGACCTGTTCGTAACCAACGTGGAGCGCATCCAGAAAGGCATTGACGAGCACGTGGCCAACGCCATTCTCATCAAAGTCAACCAGATAGGCACCCTCACCGAAACTATCGACGCCGTGAACCTGGGCCGCCGCAACGGCTACAAGTCCATCATGAGCCACCGCTCGGGCGAGACGGAAGACTCGACCATTGCCGACCTGGCCGTGGCCCTGAACACCGGCCAGATTAAAACCGGCTCGGCCTCGCGCTCCGACCGCATGGCCAAGTACAATCAGCTGCTCCGCATTGAGGAAGAGCTGGGCGAAACGGCGTACTTTCCCGGCAAGAAATTTTAA
- a CDS encoding UDP-glucuronosyltransferase has protein sequence MTILYGVPGEGLGHATRSKVLISWLLEQGHDVRVVSSARAFTLLDKTFPGRVLEIKGFHIAYKKLTVSKSRTIGLTLRSAPEALQVNFRQYRQLLHGFRLEVVISDFESFSYFFAKLLRVPVISIDNMQIISRAHLDVTIPRAEREPYNVARYLVRAKLPRARHYLITTFFELPLRLRYAERTTLVPSIIRPEIQTATPSAGSYVLVYQTATNQTDLVEILQQMPAQEFRVYGFNKDENHGNVLLRPFSEAGFIAELAGSRAVLTNGGFSLISEAVYLHKPVCAVPIPGQFEQWLNAAEIEKMGYGRRFEAITAANVAAFLSELPAYEAALSSYRQQGNEVLFARLRELLEEV, from the coding sequence ATGACCATTCTCTACGGGGTGCCGGGCGAGGGCCTGGGCCACGCCACGCGCAGCAAAGTCCTCATTTCCTGGCTATTGGAGCAGGGACACGACGTGCGCGTGGTGAGCAGCGCGCGGGCCTTTACCTTGCTCGACAAGACGTTTCCGGGCCGGGTGCTCGAAATCAAGGGCTTTCACATCGCGTATAAAAAACTCACGGTGTCGAAGTCGCGCACTATTGGGCTGACGCTGCGCAGCGCGCCCGAGGCGCTGCAAGTCAACTTTCGGCAGTACCGGCAACTGCTGCACGGCTTCCGGCTCGAGGTGGTGATTTCCGATTTTGAGTCGTTCAGCTACTTTTTCGCCAAGCTGCTGCGGGTGCCGGTTATCAGCATTGATAACATGCAGATTATCAGCCGCGCCCACCTCGACGTAACCATCCCGCGCGCCGAGCGCGAGCCCTATAACGTGGCGCGCTACTTGGTGCGGGCCAAGCTGCCGCGCGCCCGGCACTACCTGATTACTACGTTTTTTGAGCTGCCGCTGCGCCTGCGCTACGCCGAGCGCACTACGCTGGTGCCCAGCATTATCCGGCCCGAAATTCAGACTGCTACCCCCTCGGCGGGCAGCTACGTGCTGGTGTACCAAACGGCCACCAACCAGACCGACCTGGTGGAGATTTTGCAGCAGATGCCGGCGCAGGAATTCCGCGTCTATGGCTTCAACAAGGACGAAAACCACGGCAACGTGCTGCTGCGGCCCTTTTCCGAGGCGGGCTTTATTGCCGAGCTGGCGGGCAGCCGGGCGGTGCTCACCAACGGCGGCTTTTCGCTGATTTCGGAGGCTGTGTACCTGCACAAGCCGGTGTGCGCGGTGCCCATTCCGGGGCAGTTTGAGCAGTGGCTGAACGCGGCCGAGATTGAGAAAATGGGCTACGGCCGGCGCTTCGAAGCCATTACGGCGGCCAACGTGGCGGCGTTTCTGAGCGAGCTGCCGGCGTATGAGGCGGCGCTGAGCAGCTACCGGCAGCAGGGCAACGAGGTGCTGTTTGCGCGGCTCCGTGAGCTGCTGGAGGAAGTGTAG